A genomic segment from Vicugna pacos chromosome 17, VicPac4, whole genome shotgun sequence encodes:
- the CELSR3 gene encoding cadherin EGF LAG seven-pass G-type receptor 3 isoform X2, protein MARRQPWWGLRGPTTPLLLLLLLLSLFPLSQEELGGCKGQDWDPGVVAATGPGARIGGGALALCPEPPGVREDGEPGLGFREPAFVGLRREKQSAQSGRKPSEQPRLEAEYGVQAFGSRGRETGQGPGSLLCWRPEVSSCGRTGSLRRESLSPEALSPGVSGPENSSPFPSDLLVRLRGSQSMSSQRNIGRSDPKKVGITRCCGELWAPGRRGQRERTATFRAKRTVPQSDCPPEVAVSGSELDSAPRTPRTAPASGSAPRESRTAPEPTPERMRSHGLFRRRFLPQRPGPRPPGVPAPPGVWRMSPAGRVRPRRAANRHPQFPQYNYQALVPENEAAGTAVLRVVAQDPDAGEAGRLVYSLAALMNSRSLELFSIDPQSGLIRTEAALDRESMDRHYLRVTAQDHGSPRLSATTMVAVTVADRNDHAPVFEQAQYRETLRENVEEGYPILQLRATDGDAPPNANLRYRFVGPPAARAAAAAAFEIDPRSGLISTSGRVDREHMENYELVVEASDQGQEPGPRSATVRVHITVLDENDNAPQFSEKRYVAQVREDVRPHTVVLRVTATDRDKDANGLVHYNIISGNSRGHFAIDSLTGEIQVVAPLDFEAEREYALRIRAQDAGRPPLSNNTGLASIQVVDINDHTPIFVSTPFQVSVLENAPLGHSVIHIQAVDADHGENARLEYSLTGVAPDTPFVINSATGWVSVSGPLDRESVEHYFFGVEARDHGSPPLSASASVTVTVLDVNDNRPEFTMKEYHLRLNEDATVGTSVVSVTAVDRDANSAISYQITGGNTRNRFAISTQGGVGLVTLALPLDYKQERYFKLVLTASDRALHDHCYVHINITDANTHRPVFQSAHYSVSVNEDRPVGSTVVVISASDDDVGENARITYLLEDNLPQFRIDADSGAITLQAPLDYEDQVTYTLAITARDNGIPQKADTTYVEVMVNDVNDNAPQFVASHYTGLVSEDAPPFTSVLQISATDRDAHANGRVQYTFQNGEDGDGDFTIEPTSGIVRTVRRLDREAVPVYELTAYAVDRGVPPLRTPVSIQVTVQDINDNAPVFPAEEFEVQVKENSIVGSVVAQITAVDPDEGPNAHIMYQIVEGNIPELFQMDIFSGELTALIDLDYEARQEYVIVVQATSTPLVSRATVHVRLVDQNDNSPVLNNFQILFNNYVSNRSDTFPSGIIGRIPAYDPDVSDHLFYSFERGNELQLLVVNQTSGELRLSRKLDNNRPLVASMLVTVTDGLHSVTAQCVLRVVIITEELLANSLTVRLENMWQERFLSPLLGHFLEGVAAVLATPAEDVFIFNIQNDTDVGGTVLNVSFSALAPRGSGAGAAGPWFSSEELQEQLYVRRAALAARSLLDVLPFDDNVCLREPCENYMKCVSVLRFDSSAPFLASASTLFRPIQPIAGLRCRCPPGFTGDFCETELDLCYSNPCRNGGACARREGGYTCVCRPRFTGEDCELDTEAGRCVPGVCRNGGTCADGPDGGFRCQCPAGGAFEGPRCEVAARSFPPSSFVMFRGLRQRFHLTLSLSFATVQPSGLLFYNGRLNEKHDFLALELVAGQVRLTYSTGESNTVVSPTVPGGLSDGQWHTVHLRYYNKPRTDALGGAQGPSKDKVAVLSVDDCDVAVALQFGAEIGNYSCAAAGMQTSSKKSLDLTGPLLLGGVPNLPENFPVSHKDFIGCMRDLHIDGRRVDMAAFVANNGTTAGCQAKLHFCDSGPCKNSGFCSERWGGFSCDCPVGFGGKDCRLTMAHPHHFRGNGTLSWDFGNDMAVSVPWYLGLAFRTRATQGVLMQVQAGPHSTLLCQLNQGLLSVTVTRGSGRAAHLLLDKVTVSDGRWHDLRLELQEEPGGRRGHHVLMVSLDFSLFQDTLAVGNELQGLKVKRLHVGGLPPSSDEEDPQGLVGCIQGVWLGSTPSGTPALLPPSHRVNVEPGCVVTNACASGPCPPHADCRDLWQTFSCTCWPGYYGPGCVDACLLNPCQNQGSCRHLPGAPHGYICDCVGGYFGHHCEHRMDQQCPRGWWGSPTCGPCNCDVHKGFDPNCNKTNGQCHCKEFHYRPRGSDSCLPCDCYPVGSTSRSCAPHSGQCPCRPGALGRQCNSCDSPFAEVTASGCWVLYDACPKSLRSGVWWPQTKFGVLASVPCPRGALGTAMRLCDEDQGWLEPDLFNCTSPAFRELNLLLDGLELNKTVLDTVEAKKLAQRLREVTGHTDHYFSQDVRVTARLLAHLLAFESHQQGFGLTATQDAHFNENLLWAGSALLAPETGDLWAALGQRAPGGSPGSAGLVQHLEEYAATLARNMELTYLNPVGLVTPNIMLSIDRMEHPSPTRGTRRYPRYHSNLFRGQDAWDPHTHVLLPSQAPRPSPAEVLSTSGSSTENSTTLSVAPPPSPPEPEPEPGISIIILLVYRTLGGLLPAQFQAERRGARLPQNPVMNSPVVSVAVFHGRNFLRGVLESPISLEFRLLQTANRSKAICVQWDPPGPVDRHGTWTARDCELVHRNGSHARCRCSRTGTFGILMDASPRERLEGDLELLAVFTHVVISVSVAALLLTAAVLLSLRSLKSNMRGIHANVAAALGVAELLFLLGIHRTQNQLVCTAVAILLHYFFLSTFAWLLVQGLHLYRMQVEPRNVDRGAMRFYHALGWGVPAVLLGLAVGLDPEGYGNPDFCWISVHEPLIWSFAGPVVIVIVMNGTMFLLAARTSCSTGQREAKKTSVLTLRSSFLLLLLVSASWLFGLLAVNHSVLAFHYLHAGLSGLQGLVVLLLFCVVNADTRAAWTPACLGRKAEPEEARPAAGTGPGAYNNTALFEESGLIRITLGASTVSSVSSARSGRTQDQDSQRGRSYLRDNVLVRHGSAADHTDHSVQAHAGPTDLDVAMFHRDAGGGADSDSDSDLSLEEERSLSIPSSESEDNGRTRGRFQRPLRRAAQSERLLTHPKALGECEATPCALQTWGSERRLGLDTSKDAANNNQPDLALTSGDETSLGRAQRQRKGILKNRLQYPLVPQTRGAPELSWCRAATLGHRAVPAASYGRIYAGGGTGSLSQPASRYSSREQLDLLLRRQLSRERLEEAPAPVLHPLSRPGSQEHLDAVPGRLEPRDRGSTLPRRQPPRDYPGATAGRFGSRDALDLGGPCDWMRTLPPPHGARDLDPQPPPLPLSPQRQLSRDPLLPSRPLDSLSRKSNSGERLDHVPSRHPSREGLGPPPQLLRVREDPASGPSHGPSTEQLDILSSILASFNSSALSSSVQSSSTPSGPHTTATPSATASALGPSTPRSATSHSISELSPDSEVPRSESHS, encoded by the exons ATGGCGAGGCGGCAGCCGTGGTGGGGTCTCAGGGGGCCGACGACCCCACtactcctgctcctgctcctcctctctttGTTCCCTCTTAGCCAGGAGGAGCTGGGGGGCTGCAAGGGCCAAGACTGGGACCCGGGGGTAGTTGCCGCTACTGGGCCAGGGGCGCGGATCGGTGGCGGAGCCTTAGCTCTTTGTCCCGAGCCGCCTGGGGTCCGAGAGGATGGAGAGCCTGGCCTGGGATTCAGGGAACCTGCCTTCGTGGGGCTCCGAAGGGAAAAGCAAAGCGCCCAAAGCGGTCGAAAGCCCTCTGAGCAGCCGAGGCTGGAAGCAGAATACGGGGTCCAGGCATTTGGCAGCCGCGGGCGGGAGACAGGACAAGGACCAGGATCTCTGTTATGCTGGCGCCCAGAGGTCTCCTCTTGTGGGCGGACAGGGTCCTTGCGAAGAGAGAGTCTGTCGCCAGAGGCTCTGTCCCCAGGGGTCTCGGGTCCTGAGAACAGCTCTCCCTTCCCTTCGGACCTTCTCGTTCGGCTGCGTGGTTCCCAGTCGATGTCCTCCCAGAGGAATATTGGGAGAAGTGACCCCAAAAAAGTGGGAATCACGCGCTGCTGCGGGGAGTTGTGGGCGCCGGGGCGCAGGGGTCAGAGAGAGAGAACCGCGACATTCCGAGCGAAGAGGACAGTCCCCCAGTCGGACTGCCCTCCCGAGGTTGCGGTATCTGGCTCTGAGCTGGATTCAGCACCTCGCACACCGAGGACAGCTCCCGCGTCTGGTTCAGCACCCCGCGAGTCTCGGACAGCTCCCGAGCCGACGCCCGAGCGCATGCGCTCCCATGGTCTCTTCCGCCGCCGCTTCCTTCCGCAGCGCCCCGGGCCGCGCCCCCCTGGGGTCCCAGCCCCGCCAGGAGTATGGAGAATGTCTCCAGCCGGCCGGGTCCGTCCCCGTCGCGCTGCGAACCGCCACCCACAGTTTCCGCAGTACAACTACCAGGCGCTAGTGCCCGAGAATGAGGCGGCGGGTACCGCGGTGCTACGCGTAGTGGCTCAGGACCCAGACGCGGGTGAGGCCGGGCGCCTAGTCTACTCCCTGGCTGCTCTCATGAACAGCCGCTCTCTGGAGCTGTTCAGCATCGACCCGCAGAGCGGCCTCATCCGCACAGAGGCCGCTCTGGACCGCGAGAGCATGGATCGCCACTACCTGCGCGTGACAGCACAGGATCACGGCTCGCCGCGCCTCTCAGCCACCACCATGGTGGCCGTTACTGTGGCCGACCGCAACGACCACGCGCCGGTATTTGAGCAGGCGCAATACCGGGAGACGCTTCGTGAGAACGTGGAGGAGGGCTACCCTATCCTGCAGTTGCGTGCCACAGACGGTGATGCGCCCCCCAACGCCAACCTGCGTTACCGCTTTGTGGGGCCGCCGGCTGCGCGcgcggccgcagccgccgcctTCGAAATTGATCCGCGCTCGGGTCTCATCAGCACCAGTGGTCGCGTGGACCGCGAGCACATGGAAAACTACGAGCTGGTAGTGGAGGCCAGCGACCAGGGCCAAGAGCCCGGGCCTCGGTCAGCCACCGTGCGTGTGCACATAACTGTGCTGGATGAGAACGACAACGCGCCCCAGTTTAGCGAGAAGCGCTACGTGGCGCAGGTGCGCGAAGATGTGCGCCCCCATACGGTGGTGCTACGCGTCACGGCCACCGACCGGGACAAGGACGCCAACGGACTGGTGCATTACAACATCATCAGTGGCAACAGCCGCGGCCACTTTGCCATCGACAGCCTCACGGGCGAGATCCAGGTGGTGGCACCTCTGGACTTTGAAGCAGAAAGAGAGTATGCCTTGCGCATCCGGGCTCAGGATGCGGGCCGCCCACCGCTGTCCAACAACACAGGCCTGGCCAGCATCCAGGTGGTGGACATCAATGACCATACTCCTATCTTTGTCAGCACTCCCTTCCAGGTCTCTGTCCTGGAAAATGCACCTCTGGGCCACTCAGTCATCCACATTCAGGCAGTGGATGCAGACCATGGGGAGAATGCCAGATTGGAGTACTCCCTCACTGGTGTGGCACCTGATACACCCTTTGTGATAAACAGTGCCACTGGTTGGGTCTCTGTGAGTGGTCCCCTAGACCGTGAGTCTGTGGAGCATTACTTCTTTGGTGTGGAGGCCCGAGACCATGGCTCAcctcctctctcagcctcagccaGCGTAACGGTGACTGTGCTGGATGTTAACGACAATCGGCCTGAGTTCACGATGAAGGAGTACCACCTACGGCTGAATGAGGATGCGACTGTGGGCACCAGTGTGGTCAGCGTGACTGCTGTAGATCGTGATGCCAACAGTGCCATCAGCTACCAGATCACAGGAGGCAACACTCGGAATCGCTTTGCCATCAGCACCCAGGGGGGTGTAGGTCTGGTGACACTGGCTCTGCCACTGGACTACAAGCAGGAACGCTACTTCAAGCTGGTGCTAACTGCATCTGACCGTGCCCTTCATGATCACTGCTATGTGCACATCAACATTACAGATGCCAACACTCACCGACCTGTCTTTCAAAGTGCCCACTACTCAGTGAGTGTGAATGAGGATAGGCCAGTGGGTAGCACTGTAGTGGTCATCAGTGCCTCTGACGATGATGTGGGTGAGAATGCTCGAATCACCTATCTCCTGGAAGACAACCTGCCCCAGTTCCGCATTGATGCAGACTCAGGGGCCATTACACTGCAGGCCCCACTGGACTATGAGGACCAGGTGACCTACACGCTGGCTATTACTGCTCGGGACAATGGAATACCACAGAAGGCAGACACTACTTACGTGGAGGTGATGGTCAATGATGTGAATGATAACGCTCCACAGTTTGTGGCCTCCCATTACACAGGGCTGGTCTCTGAGGATGCCCCACCTTTCACCAGTGTCCTGCAGATCTCAGCCACTGACCGGGATGCTCATGCCAATGGCCGAGTCCAGTATACTTTCCAGAATGGGGAAGATGGGGATGGAGATTTTACCATTGAGCCCACCTCTGGCATTGTCCGAACAGTGAGGCGGCTGGATCGGGAGGCAGTGCCAGTGTATGAACTGACTGCCTATGCAGTGGACCGAGGCGTGCCCCCGCTTCGGACTCCAGTCAGCATCCAGGTGACAGTGCAGGATATTAATGACAATGCACCCGTCTTCCCGGCTGAGGAATTTGAGGTGCAAGTGAAGGAGAACAGCATTGTGGGCTCAGTGGTGGCCCAAATCACTGCAGTAGACCCTGACGAAGGTCCCAATGCTCATATAATGTACCAGATCGTGGAGGGGAACATCCCTGAGCTGTTCCAAATGGACATCTTCTCTGGAGAGTTGACGGCACTCATTGACTTGGACTATGAGGCTCGCCAGGAATATGTGATTGTGGTGCAGGCCACATCAACCCCTCTGGTCAGTCGGGCCACTGTGCACGTCCGCCTGGTTGACCAGAATGACAACAGCCCTGTGCTCAACAACTTTCAGATCCTCTTCAACAATTATGTATCCAACCGCTCAGACACCTTCCCCTCAGGCATTATTGGGCGCATCCCAGCATACGATCCTGATGTCTCTGACCACCTCTTCTACTCCTTTGAGCGGGGCAATGAGTTGCAGCTGCTAGTGGTCAACCAGACCAGCGGGGAGCTTCGACTCAGCCGCAAGCTAGACAACAACCGTCCACTGGTGGCCTCCATGTTGGTGACTGTTACAG ATGGCCTACATAGTGTGACAGCACAGTGTGTGCTGCGTGTGGTCATCATCACGGAGGAGCTGCTGGCCAACAGCCTGACAGTGCGCCTGGAGAACATGTGGCAGGAACGCTTCCTATCGCCACTGCTGGGCCACTTCCTGGAAGGCGTGGCCGCGGTACTTGCCACACCCGCGGAGGATGTCTTCATCTTCAATATCCAGAACGACACGGACGTTGGGGGTACCGTGCTCAATGTGAGCTTCTCGGCGCTGGCGCCGCGCGGATCCGGGGCTGGCGCTGCGGGTCCCTGGTTCAGCtctgaggagctgcaggagcagctgTACGTGCGCCGCGCCGCCCTTGCCGCCCGCTCACTCCTGGACGTGCTGCCCTTTGACGACAACGTGTGCCTGCGCGAGCCCTGTGAGAACTACATGAAGTGCGTGTCCGTGCTGCGTTTTGACTCGTCTGCACCCTTTCTGGCCTCGGCCTCCACGCTTTTCAGGCCCATCCAGCCCATCGCAGGCCTGCGCTGCCGCTGCCCGCCCGGCTTCACCGGCGACTTCTGCGAGACGGAGCTCGACCTCTGCTACTCCAACCCATGCCGCAATGGCGGCGCCTGCGCGCGGCGCGAGGGAGGCTACACCTGTGTCTGCCGCCCGCGCTTCACAG GCGAAGACTGTGAGTTGGACACGGAGGCCGGACGCTGCGTGCCCGGCGTCTGCCGCAACGGGGGTACCTGCGCGGATGGGCCCGACGGCGGCTTCCGCTGCCAGTGCCCAGCGGGTGGCGCCTTCGAGGGTCCGCGCTGCGAGGTGGCAGCACGCTCCTTCCCGCCCAGTTCGTTCGTCATGTTCCGCGGCCTGCGGCAGCGCTTCCACCTCACGCTGTCCCTCTC GTTCGCCACCGTGCAGCCAAGCGGACTGCTGTTCTACAACGGGCGCCTGAACGAGAAGCACGACTTCCTGGCCTTGGAGCTCGTGGCTGGGCAAGTGCGGCTGACATATTCCACCG GTGAGTCCAACACAGTGGTCAGCCCCACAGTTCCAGGGGGCCTGAGTGACGGGCAGTGGCATACAGTGCATCTGAGATACTACAACAAG CCCCGGACAGATGCCCTGGGGGGTGCACAGGGCCCCTCCAAGGACAAGGTGGCTGTCCTGAGCGTGGATGACTGCGATGTGGCCGTGGCTCTGCAGTTTGGTGCTGAGATTGGCAACTACTCATGCGCAGCTGCTGGCATGCAAACAAGCTCCAAGAA GTCCCTGGACCTGACGGGCCCTCTGCTCCTGGGGGGTGTCCCCAACCTCCCCGAGAACTTCCCCGTGTCCCACAAGGACTTTATTGGCTGCATGCGGGACCTGCATATTGATGGCCGCCGAGTGGACATGGCGGCCTTCGTGGCAAACAATGGCACCACAGCAG GCTGCCAGGCCAAGCTGCACTTTTGTGACTCGGGCCCCTGCAAGAACAGCGGCTTCTGCTCAGAACGCTGGGGCGGCTTCAGCTGTGACTGCCCTGTGGGTTTTGGAGGCAAAGACTGTCGGCTCA CCATGGCCCATCCCCACCATTTCCGTGGCAATGGCACTCTGAGCTGGGACTTTGGAAATGACATGGCTGTGTCTGTACCATGGTACCTGGGGCTGGCATTTCGGACACGGGCGACGCAGGGTGTCTTGATGCAAGTGCAGGCTGGGCCACATAGCACACTTCTCTGTCAG CTGAATCAGGGGTTGCTGTCCGTGACGGTGACCAGGGGCTCGGGCCGAGCTGCCCACCTCCTTCTGGACAAGGTGACTGTCAGTGACGGCCGATGGCATGATCTGCGGCTGGAGTTGCAGGAAGAGCCGGGTGGCCGGCGGGGCCACCATGTCCTCATGGTCTCATTGGACTTTAGTCTCTTTCAG gacACCTTGGCAGTGGGGAATGAGCTGCAGGGCCTGAAGGTAAAGCGACTCCACGTGGGAGGCCTGCCCCCCAGCAGTGATGAGGAGGATCCTCAGGGGCTGGTTGGCTGTATCCAG GGGGTATGGCTCGGCTCCACACCTTCAGGGACTCCGGCCCTGCTTCCCCCAAGTCACCGAGTGAACGTGGAACCTGGCTGCGTTGTGACCAATGCCTGTGCTTctgggccctgcccaccccacgcTGACTGCCGAGACCTCTGGCAGACCTTTTCCTGTACCTGCTGGCCAG GTTACTATGGCCCAGGCTGTGTGGACGCCTGCCTCCTGAACCCCTGTCAGAACCAGGGGTCATGCCGGCACCTCCCCGGGGCCCCCCATGGCTATATCTGTGACTGTGTAGGTGGCTATTTTGGGCACCACTGTGAGCACAG GATGGACCAGCAGTGCCCACGGGGCTGGTGGGGGAGTCCAACGTGTGGACCCTGCAACTGCGATGTTCACAAGGGCTTTGACCCCAACTGTAACAAGACCAATGGGCAGTGTCACTGCAAG GAGTTCCACTACCGACCACGGGGCAGTGACTCGTGCCTCCCATGTGACTGCTACCCTGTGGGCTCCACCTCGCGCTCATGTGCACCCCACAGCGGGCAGTGCCCCTGTCGCCCAGGAGCCCTTGGCCGCCAGTGCAACAGCTGCGACAGTCCTTTTGCCGAGGTGACAGCCAGCGGCTGCTGGG TGCTCTATGATGCCTGCCCCAAGTCCCTGAGATCTGGTGTGTGGTGGCCCCAGACCAAGTTTGGTGTCTTGGCCTCAGTGCCCTGTCCTCGGGGGGCCCTGG GTACCGCCATGCGGCTATGTGATGAAGACCAGGGTTGGCTGGAACCCGACCTCTTCAACTGTACTTCCCCTGCCTTTCGAGAACTCAATCTGCTG CTGGATGGCCTGGAGCTGAACAAGACAGTCTTGGATACTGTGGAGGCCAAGAAGCTGGCTCAGAGGCTTCGGGAGGTAACCGGCCACACCGACCACTACTTCAGCCAAGATGTCCGAGTCACTGCCCGCCTGCTGGCCCATCTGTTAGCCTTTGAGAGCCACCAGCAGGGCTTCGGGCTGACAGCCACACAGGATGCCCATTTCAATGAG aacCTGCTGTGGGCCGGCTCTGCACTGCTTGCTCCAGAGACCGGAGACTTGTGGGCGGCACTGGGGCAGCGGGCCCCTGGGGGCTCCCCGGGCAGCGCGGGGCTGGTGCAGCATCTGGAGGAGTATGCGGCCACGCTGGCAAGGAATATGGAACTCACATACCTGAATCCTGTGGGGCTGGTGACGCCCAACATCA TGCTCAGCATCGACCGCATGGagcaccccagccccacccggGGGACCCGTCGCTACCCTCGTTACCACAGCAACCTTTTCCGGGGCCAGGATGCCTGGGATCCTCACACGCATGTGCTGCTGCCTTCCCAGGCCCCACGGCCATCCCCTGCTGAAG TTCTGTCCACAAGCGGCAGCAGCACTGAAAACTCCACCACCTTGAGTGTGGCTCCGCCACCGTCCCCCCCGGAGCCTGAGCCCGAGCCTGGGATCTCCATCATCATCCTCCTGGTTTACCGCACCTTGGGGGGGCTGCTCCCTGCCCAGTTCCAGGCTGAGCGCCGGGGTGCCAG GCTTCCCCAGAACCCTGTTATGAACTCCCCGGTGGTCAGCGTGGCTGTATTCCATGGACGCAACTTCCTAAGGGGTGTCCTGGAGTCCCCGATCAGCCTTGAGTTCCGCCTGCTACAGACTGCGAATCGCAGCAAGgccatctgtgtgcagtgggacCCGCCTGGCCC GGTGGACCGGCATGGCACTTGGACAGCACGGGACTGCGAGCTGGTGCACAGGAATGGGTCCCACGCACGGTGTCGCTGCAGCCGGACGGGCACCTTTGGGATCCTCATGGATGCCTCCCCCCGCGAG CGGCTAGAGGGCGACCTGGAGCTGCTGGCTGTGTTCACCCACGTGGTCATATCGGTGTCTGTGGCCGCACTGTTGCTGACCGCAGCTGTCCTGCTGAGCCTGCGCAGCCTCAAGTCCAACATGCGTGGCATCCATGCCAATGTGGCTGCCGCCCTGGGGGTGGCAGAGCTCCTCTTCCTGCTGGGGATCCACAGAACCCAAAACCAG CTGGTGTGCACCGCGGTCGCCATCCTCCTGCACTACTTCTTCCTCAGCACGTTCGCGTGGCTGCTTGTGCAGGGGCTGCACCTCTACCGCATGCAGGTCGAGCCACGCAATGTGGACCGCGGCGCCATGCGTTTCTACCATGCCCTGGGCTGGGGCGTCCCCGCTGTGCTGCTGG GCCTGGCTGTCGGCTTGGATCCCGAAGGCTATGGGAACCCTGACTTCTGCTGGATCTCGGTCCATGAGCCCCTCATCTGGAGTTTTGCAGGCCCTGTCGTCATTGTCATCGTG ATGAATGGGACCATGTTTCTCCTCGCTGCCCGCACATCCTGCTCCACTGGGCAGAGGGAGGCCAAGAAGACCTCTGTGCT GACACTTCGCAGCTCCTTTCTGCTCCTTCTGCTGGTCAGTGCCTCCTGGCTCTTCGGCCTCCTGGCTGTCAACCACAGTGTCCTGGCCTTCCACTACCTCCACGCTGGCCTCTCTGGGCTCCAG GGcctggtggtgctgctgctgttttgtgtCGTGAATGCAGACACTCGAGCCGCCTGGACACCAGCCTGTCTGGGCAGGAAGGCAGAGCCCGAGGAGGCCAGGCCAGCGGCTGGGACG ggGCCTGGGGCTTACAACAACACGGCTCTCTTCGAGGAAAGTGGCCTCATCCGCATCACTCTCGGTGCCTCCACCGTCTCCTCAGTGAGCAGTGCCCGCTCCGGCCGGACCCAGGACCAAGACAGCCAGCGGGGCCGCAGCTACCTCAG GGACAATGTCCTGGTTCGACATGGCTCAGCTGCTGACCACACTGACCACAGCGTCCAGGCTCACGCTGGCCCCACTGACCTGGACGTGGCCATGTTCCATCGAGatgctggtggag GTGCTGACTCCGACTCTGACAGTGACCTGTCCTTGGAGGAGGAGAGAAGTCTGTCTATCCCATCCTCAGAAAGCGAGGACAACGGCCGGACACGGGGGCGTTTCCAGCGTCCTCTCCGCCGAGCAGCGCAGAGTGAGAGGCTCCTCACCCACCCCAAAG CCCTGGGGGAATGCGAGGCtactccctgtgctctgcagaccTGGGGCTCCGAAAGGCGCCTGGGGCTGGATACCAGCAAGGACGCAGCCAACAACAACCAGCCGGACCTGGCcctgaccagtggagatgaaACCTCCCTGGGCCGGGCCCAGCGCCAGAGAAAAG GCATCCTGAAGAACCGATTGCAGTACCCACTGGTGCCACAGACCCGGGGTGCCCCGGAATTGTCCTGGTGCCGTGCAGCCACCTTGGGCCACCGTGCTGTGCCGGCTGCCTCCTATGGTCGCATCTATGCTGGAGGGGGCACAGGCAGCCTTTCGCAGCCAGCCAGCCGCTACTCCTCTCGAGAACAGCTGGATCTGCTTCTTCGCCGGCAGCTGAGTCGTGAGCGACTGGAGGAGGCCCCTGCCCCTGTCCTGCATCCCCTGAGTCGACCAGGTTCCCAGGAACACCTGGATGCTGTGCCAGGCCGCCTGGAGCCCAGGGATCGGGGCAGCACCCTACCACGGAGGCAGCCACCCAGGGACTATCCTGGTGCCACAGCCGGCCGCTTTGGGTCACGCGATGCGCTGGACCTAGGGGGACCCTGCGACTGGATGCGCACGCTGCCCCCACCGCATGGTGCCCGGGACCTTGACCCACAGCCCCCGCCTCTGCCACTATCTCCCCAGCGACAACTGTCAAGGGACCCCCTCTTGCCATCCCGGCCCCTGGACTCTCTGTCCAGGAAATCGAACTCGGGGGAGCGGCTGGACCATGTGCCTAGCCGGCACCCCTCACGAGAAGGCCTCGGGCCCCCACCGCAGCTGCTCAGAGTCAGGGAAGACCCAGCCAGTGGCCCCAGCCACGGCCCCTCCACAGAGCAGCTGGACATTCTGTCCTCCATCCTTGCCTCCTTCAACTCCTCGGCTCTCTCCTCTTCCGTGCAGTCCTCAAGCACACCCTCGGGCCCTCACACTACAGCCACGCCTTCTGCCACAGCCTCTGCTCTTGGGCCCTCCACGCCACGTTCTGCCACGTCCCACAGCATCTCGGAGCTGTCCCCGGACTCAGA AGTTCCCAGAAGTGAGAGTCACTCCTGA